From Pseudothermotoga thermarum DSM 5069, a single genomic window includes:
- a CDS encoding YbgA family protein, which translates to MNFEKPILVLSACLDLQPVRYNGQLVKDEFVLKLRDFCQVITVCPEVSIGLGVPREKIIVYVEDGIYKVSQPATGRDLTNELNDFAEKFIENLKEVDGFLLKSKSPSCGVSNTLVYKDSQGLFFHSKGKGLFAMKVLKTFPLVPVEDEGRLKNPSIKDHFLTRLFSLAHWRVFSKQVNSIKDLYEFHRRYKYLLMVHSQQMLRKMGKLLANYSKEQDLQKIVNEYGEMFKLALCKKPTVGSHINVMMHIFGHFSDFINQSEKRHFLNVLQKLREGKIPITVPREILRSWAYRFDDKYVLSQVYLNPYPQELE; encoded by the coding sequence GTGAATTTTGAAAAACCCATCTTGGTGCTGAGTGCCTGTTTGGACCTTCAGCCAGTCAGATACAACGGTCAATTAGTGAAAGATGAGTTTGTTTTGAAGTTGAGAGATTTTTGTCAAGTTATAACAGTTTGTCCAGAAGTTTCAATTGGACTTGGAGTACCTAGGGAAAAAATCATCGTGTACGTTGAAGATGGCATTTATAAAGTTTCCCAGCCAGCAACTGGAAGGGATTTGACAAATGAACTGAACGACTTTGCCGAAAAATTTATAGAAAATTTGAAAGAAGTAGATGGCTTTTTGCTGAAGAGCAAATCACCTTCCTGCGGGGTTTCAAACACGTTGGTTTACAAAGATTCTCAAGGTTTGTTTTTCCACAGCAAAGGCAAAGGACTTTTTGCGATGAAGGTTTTGAAGACTTTTCCACTTGTTCCAGTAGAAGATGAAGGAAGGTTGAAAAATCCTTCTATAAAGGACCATTTTCTCACAAGGCTTTTTTCGCTCGCACACTGGAGGGTTTTCAGCAAACAGGTTAACAGCATAAAAGATCTTTACGAATTTCACAGAAGGTACAAGTATCTGCTCATGGTTCACAGCCAGCAGATGTTGAGAAAAATGGGAAAGCTTTTGGCAAATTACAGCAAAGAACAAGATTTGCAAAAGATTGTAAATGAGTATGGTGAAATGTTTAAGTTGGCTCTTTGCAAAAAGCCAACGGTTGGTAGTCACATCAACGTTATGATGCACATTTTTGGGCATTTTTCAGACTTTATCAACCAATCTGAAAAAAGGCATTTTTTGAACGTATTGCAAAAACTTAGAGAAGGAAAAATTCCCATCACCGTCCCAAGGGAAATTCTCAGAAGTTGGGCATATAGATTTGACGATAAATACGTGCTTTCACAAGTTTACTTGAATCCATACCCGCAGGAGTTGGAATAG
- a CDS encoding VOC family protein produces the protein MEDLKRQQGLSPAVFVLKKAKIDQGMTTMTQGILGADVLVQIGIVVKDIEKTAKDYAEFFGVEVPQIIETDEWEKAHTEYNGHPTKARAKLVFFKNFKNIEIELIQPNENPSTWREFLDKHGEGIHHVAILVKNMDEKLESLKKIGIGVLQKGDYEGGRYAYVNSVEKLKFILELLENY, from the coding sequence GTGGAAGATTTGAAAAGACAGCAGGGTTTAAGTCCTGCTGTTTTTGTTCTGAAAAAAGCTAAAATTGATCAAGGGATGACAACAATGACGCAAGGCATACTTGGCGCAGACGTCTTAGTGCAGATTGGAATTGTGGTCAAAGATATAGAGAAAACAGCAAAAGATTATGCGGAATTTTTCGGGGTCGAGGTTCCGCAGATAATTGAAACCGATGAGTGGGAGAAAGCTCACACCGAATACAATGGTCATCCAACGAAAGCTCGTGCAAAGCTTGTCTTTTTCAAAAATTTCAAAAACATCGAAATCGAGTTGATTCAACCGAATGAAAATCCTTCTACGTGGAGAGAATTTTTGGACAAACATGGAGAAGGAATTCACCATGTAGCTATTTTGGTGAAGAACATGGATGAAAAATTGGAAAGCCTCAAGAAGATCGGAATCGGTGTTCTTCAAAAAGGTGATTACGAAGGTGGTAGGTATGCCTACGTGAACAGCGTTGAGAAGCTGAAATTCATATTGGAACTTTTGGAGAATTATTGA
- the speE gene encoding polyamine aminopropyltransferase produces MSDVYFIERDPYAPIRHCYPVSKVLYEAKSEYQDILVFESPKFGKVLVLDGVAQFDEKFEFIYHEFMAHVPLCAHPNPETVLIIGGGDGGVLREVLKHPEVKRAVLVDIDKEVIETSKKFFPTLAVAFEDERTEILCEDGFAYMQRHKNEFDVIIVDSTDPVGIASSLTTEQFFKYVYEALKDDGIYVGQTESIYYHLEIVRKIQHELKKVFPVVDLYTAVIPGYAGYWWTISVGSKKYQVREPLRELKAPTKLYSADMHKHAFLPQSFYKKLLSGEYNP; encoded by the coding sequence ATGTCAGATGTCTATTTTATCGAAAGGGATCCTTATGCGCCGATAAGACATTGTTATCCTGTGTCCAAGGTCTTGTACGAGGCAAAGAGCGAATATCAAGACATTTTGGTCTTTGAATCTCCAAAGTTTGGAAAGGTTTTAGTACTCGACGGGGTTGCCCAATTCGACGAAAAGTTTGAGTTCATCTACCACGAATTTATGGCGCATGTTCCTTTGTGCGCTCACCCAAATCCCGAAACGGTGTTGATAATCGGAGGAGGGGATGGAGGAGTTTTAAGGGAAGTTCTAAAACACCCGGAAGTTAAAAGGGCTGTCCTTGTGGATATCGACAAAGAAGTGATAGAAACATCGAAAAAATTCTTCCCAACACTCGCTGTGGCTTTTGAAGACGAAAGAACGGAAATTCTTTGTGAAGACGGTTTTGCCTACATGCAAAGACACAAAAACGAATTTGACGTTATCATCGTTGATTCAACCGATCCAGTTGGAATTGCAAGCAGTTTGACGACGGAACAGTTCTTCAAATACGTTTACGAAGCCTTGAAAGATGATGGAATATACGTCGGTCAAACCGAGTCGATATATTACCATCTGGAAATAGTTAGAAAAATTCAGCACGAGCTAAAGAAAGTTTTTCCAGTTGTGGATCTTTATACAGCCGTTATACCAGGATATGCTGGTTATTGGTGGACGATATCTGTTGGTTCCAAAAAATACCAAGTGAGAGAGCCACTCAGGGAATTAAAAGCACCGACGAAACTTTACAGCGCGGATATGCACAAACACGCGTTTTTGCCGCAAAGTTTTTACAAAAAATTGCTCAGTGGAGAATACAATCCATAA
- a CDS encoding ThuA domain-containing protein, which yields MKTILTLFGDHYHDRENLFNAFRTVLEVAVKDWILVDTTVEDFESFLDQQPTVVVIARENRINPEEKDVKYWMTQQIEEKIKDYVQNGGRLFVWHSGLASYPENGVYCSLVKGYFKYHPDKQKLVRYHSDGKLVFGKQKVNFSILDEHYFVYCDEKSTNVYLYSESEDGKSLAGWWHNFGKGKVVVLTPAHSKDGLFDENFQILLKMVVEELFD from the coding sequence ATGAAGACCATTTTGACTTTGTTTGGCGATCATTACCACGACCGTGAGAATCTCTTCAACGCCTTCAGGACTGTTCTTGAAGTGGCTGTCAAGGATTGGATATTAGTCGATACAACTGTTGAAGACTTTGAATCTTTTTTGGATCAGCAACCAACCGTTGTTGTCATAGCAAGGGAAAACAGAATAAATCCAGAGGAGAAAGATGTCAAATACTGGATGACTCAACAAATTGAAGAAAAGATAAAAGATTATGTTCAAAACGGTGGGAGGCTTTTCGTGTGGCATTCCGGCTTGGCTTCTTATCCGGAAAACGGCGTGTATTGTTCTTTGGTTAAAGGTTATTTCAAATATCATCCAGACAAACAAAAGCTCGTTCGGTATCATTCCGATGGCAAACTTGTTTTTGGCAAACAGAAGGTGAACTTTTCGATCTTGGATGAGCACTATTTTGTTTACTGCGATGAAAAAAGCACCAATGTTTATCTGTACTCAGAGTCGGAGGATGGAAAATCCTTAGCTGGTTGGTGGCATAACTTTGGAAAAGGAAAGGTGGTAGTACTTACACCTGCGCATAGCAAAGACGGACTTTTCGATGAAAACTTTCAGATTCTGCTGAAAATGGTGGTCGAAGAACTTTTTGACTAA